tgctcatctgctccaccgctgtaccctcttctcatctatgatatgcatgatatggagagtggtgaaaggaagcagagatgagacacatcgaCCTGTCcaggcacactcatcctgctgatccatccagcccacgtgcttgtatgtgatgcatgtgatgtcacatacaagcatctggaatggatgcgcaatgatgagctcaggtcaggggcattttctgaaagcagtgggcctgtgtgcaagattatAAGTTGggccccccgcagctgagaaaaagtggttgggtgtgattttcattgcactgaatactggctctggcttaaagaggaagtaaaccctgatgagttttacttcctcttttgctccctgcaaatgaaaagcataatgggctagtatgcatcgcatactagcccattatgtgacacttacctgcaaaggaatccattgctgtcccctgtgcaggctgcgtccatcttcgcccctcttcgcccctcttccttctgggggccacagactccggctctgtgactggccggagccgcgtgacgtcactcctgtgcttGGGTGCAGGAGCCGTCagtaacggcacacgctgggggaagaaacggcacggaggtccgtttcttcacagcgcgtGCGCTGATTATATCATCggcacactacaagtgaaatatctcctaaacggcgcacgtttaggagatatttccactacctataggtaagccttattctaggcttacctatagttaaaagtcagggagggtttacaaccactttagggagggtttacaaccattttaaagagacacagagtgcaggagttcaGTAGTAAATGAAGCAAAGGTTCAAGAATAATTTCataagttcccagaagctcaagtaattccacaaactgtcgcCTGATCacggttttctcaatcacagtgaaatcccttctttctgagatctgtagtggcaaccaagtgagtcatcttcctccagatggtggacagggctagtaggactgtgattggctttagcagtagccaagacagtcctccaccccaccccaccccaccccagcagaactgcacccaatctcttccccatcacaaaagctgatgatcgcagctacagcaaagttagagaaccaaacaatgtacctccccctcagtgcaggtgtggcctgaggaattctgaaattggaatgcataaGTGTCaatgacacttccctgcgctgctctgctgatggggagggagtcgagaggcataagaggctttgcgtgccgcttgcggaaccagtgccgggggttgctaTAAACTGTGCTTCTAAGATATCTTATTACCACACTACTAGTGTGACTATTATAGTTCTCCAAATAAAAATACTGTATGTCATGTGGTTTGAATATGGACTAAGAACAACACACATTAAAAATTTAACATGGTTTTTGCCACAATGTTCCAACACATAACTATTCAGTTTATTCAAAAtactaaaacacacacacatttggatttttgttttttcataactGGTACTTTTCAGCCCTTTCAAAGGTGTTTCACTGCCTTCTGGGAACTTTTACCTCAAGGCAACATTCAATAGTCAATTTTCCTTTATAAAGTGAGAGAGGGAGAGCTGTCcattatgtcataagcctaggctaatgaccagacaaaaaacagCAAGTGGGCTGagaaaggtatttactggcagaaaaaaatatgttgctatccaaagttaaaacaacagggacagaagatttaatagatggaaagatgaaaaaatgactgaaggtccgctttaaacataaaaaaatataaaggtaTTCAGTGATGTACACATTTAAATGGTGATATAACAAGCCATTTGTGGTATCTCCAACATTTCAGCCAAATTAAGTGGTGACCATCACGTCTTCATGAGCTTGTgagacatcccattccaaaaccatgggcattaatatgctGCCCCACTCACCCTCATTCTTGAAACTCTTACAGCCTTCACGGTTTTGAGAaggctttctacaagattttggagtaTGTGAGGGAGTTTGCTCTCAGACAAACAGCACAGGCCACTCCCGTTCCCCCATACCAAACtcgccaaaccatgtctttatggcgtTTTACAGCTGAACTCATTTAAAGGGATGCACACATATTTTTGGCCATATAGTTTAGTTCCAGTAGTGAATCAAGGCTTAATAGCTTTCATACATGAAAAACTGTATTTATGGATATGACCAGTTTTCCATATTGTAAGAGATTCGTGAAAACAGATTTTGCACATCTGCAAAGGAAAAGGTTTCATTTAATACCAGTATCAAAACGTGTTTGCAATTgtaaattttgtataaaaaaagttttgaagaATTTAGTCTTTTTTGTAGTTTGGTAATAGTATTTACACCAATGTTGAGTCTTTTCCCACCACTCCTGGTTTCCTTAATACCATAGTTCTCATTTCCTGATTTCCCCCATTCCAGGCCTTGGGGTTGGGCTGCATGAGGCCAGATTCAACAGAAAGCGTCCGTTGCATTCTGGAAATATTGTAGCGCTCATCTCTGCTGCTGTTGCACATACTTTCACTTTGTTTCACCATATTAGGCGCATTGTTAAATATCGGTGAAATAGGCTGGATTTTCTGCTGGTGCTGATGAAGAAATGGAGGGTAGGAAAACTCCCTGTGGATCTCAGGGCGCGGGCGGACTGGTGACATATCTTTATCATTGTTCAGGTCAGACGACGGAGTGGAGTCATTAAGGTCTGCCTCATGTGCGGAGTCGTTTTCATAGAGTGTACTGGGGACCTGTTCATTGTTGTGGCAGGAAGCTTGCGTGGCTTTGCTGAACATGTGGGCCACTGTGACTATCATGAAAATGGAGCCCATACAGAGGATGCAGGAACTGGCTATTCCCGTTTCAACTTCAAACAAGATTAGCATGTAAAGTGAGAGAGCTGAAAACAATATGTGGAAACAGAAGTTAGTAAAACAGGTAAACTGGCACATGATTGCTGAATTAATGTTCTGTTTGAACTAATGAACTAGAATTTAGGTCATAAAAGTGAAAGTCTATGATGCAATTTTTGCATATAGCTAGGAGGGGTTGGAGCctctgtttttttattgctgtctttgtccctgcTGAGGAGATTGATCCTCTCTGATGATGCTGTTGCGGCTATAGCTGCCAAACCTGTAC
This window of the Aquarana catesbeiana isolate 2022-GZ linkage group LG01, ASM4218655v1, whole genome shotgun sequence genome carries:
- the TMEM221 gene encoding transmembrane protein 221 — its product is MPSHYSHHSIVALALFGILAAIMASLSVILIFQVQSASKQGDLSAGLGPVAARILLPASAVLAALCLALNASCLLLCLLHSYFTAEVCREDPDSSRCEWFLLDNRSIRQSALCIFCLGISLYLTALSLYMLILFEVETGIASSCILCMGSIFMIVTVAHMFSKATQASCHNNEQVPSTLYENDSAHEADLNDSTPSSDLNNDKDMSPVRPRPEIHREFSYPPFLHQHQQKIQPISPIFNNAPNMVKQSESMCNSSRDERYNISRMQRTLSVESGLMQPNPKAWNGGNQEMRTMVLRKPGVVGKDSTLV